A genomic window from Vitis riparia cultivar Riparia Gloire de Montpellier isolate 1030 chromosome 16, EGFV_Vit.rip_1.0, whole genome shotgun sequence includes:
- the LOC117934069 gene encoding uncharacterized protein LOC117934069, producing the protein MAPNFGLKSLAILALTLAVCVQGSLGGITCENLNKDTCAYAVSSSGKRCVLEKHVRRSGEEAYVCRTSEIEADKVKDWVESDQCIEACGLDRKSLGISSDSLLECGFTRKLCSTQCYNGCPNIVDLYFNLAAGEGVFLPKLCEAQRGDARREMAEIRSSGFVAPGPVSGVNSLKYVVAPAVAPTSA; encoded by the exons ATGGCTCCTAACTTTGGCTTGAAGTCCCTGGCAATCCTGGCTCTTACACTTGCAGTCTGTGTGCAAGGTTCTCTAG GAGGAATAACATGTGAGAATCTGAACAAGGACACATGCGCCTACGCGGTGTCATCATCCGGTAAGCGCTGTGTGCTTGAGAAGCATGTGAGGAGGAGCGGAGAGGAAGCATATGTGTGCAGGACGTCGGAGATTGAGGCTGACAAGGTGAAGGACTGGGTGGAGAGCGACCAGTGCATTGAAGCCTGTGGGCTCGATAGGAAGTCGCTTGGGATATCATCGGATTCTCTCCTGGAGTGTGGGTTCACCCGGAAGCTTTGCTCTACTCAGTGCTATAACGGCTGCCCCAACATTGTTGATCTCTACTTCAATCTCGCTGCCGGTGAAG GTGTATTTCTACCAAAACTATGTGAAGCACAAAGGGGAGATGCGAGGAGAGAAATGGCGGAGATCCGAAGCTCTGGTTTTGTGGCACCAGGGCCAGTATCAGGGGTCAATTCTCTGAAATACGTGGTTGCCCCTGCAGTGGCACCTACTTCAGCCTAG